CGCGAGCGTGGAGAACTGCGGGTGTGCCGTCGGGTTTTTTGTCGATCAGGTGGACGATGCAATGACGGATCGGCATGGGCTTCTCGGCTAATGGGATCGGCTGGTTGGAGAGAGCAGGGCGAGCTCCCCGAAAAAGCGCCAAGTGTACCGCAACCACTGGTTTTGGCGCGGTGCGAAGGGTAATTCCGGGGTGGTCGGTGGCGCTTATGCGGTTTTTTCCCGATTTAGAGCAATAAAGCTGACCAAATGGGTAGCCGGAGGCGGATATTTCCCCGTCTCTGTGCTAGTTTTGCCCGGTCTTGCGCGAAGTCACTGCGTTAAGCCTGCAGTCAGCTCTTGTCAGGTCGAACCAAACCCTGATTTCGGTATCTATAACCCCGATCCCGAGGTTATTTCGCCGAGGGTGCCAGATCCAGAAGATCGGGCTCGATGGCTGACATTGCACTCTGCAATCCATATGAATTTGATAGGGAAGGAACACTACATGGCTCTTACTAAAGACCAACTGATCGCCGACATCGCTGAAGCTATCGACGCGCCGAAAACCACCGCGCGTAACGCTCTGGACCAACTGGGCCAAATCGTTGCCGATCAGCTGGAAAACGGCGGCGAAATCACTCTGCCAGGTATCGGCAAACTGAAAGTGACTGAGCGTCCTGCCCGTACTGGCCGTAACCCTTCGACTGGCGCTGCCATCGAAATCGCTGCCAAGAAAGTGATCAAGCTGGTTGTGGCCAAAGGCCTGACCGATGCTGTTAACAAGTAAGACTTGTTAAAAAGAAACCGTGCGCCGGAGCGATCCGGGCACGGTTTTTTTGTGCCTGCCATTTGCTCGCAATCACATCGAATCAATGTAGGAGCGAGCCTGCTCGCGATAGCGGTGGGTCATTCAACATAAATGTTGGCTGACAGGACCTCATCGCGAGCAGGCTCGCTCCTACAGTTGAATTGTGTGATAGCTCAGCTTTTCTGCGCCCAACGCTCGCGACGCCAGATCTGCTGCTCGGACTTGGTCTGGAAGGTCCAGGCAACGAAGCGGCTCTGCTTCTGCCCCTGCGACATCTCCACGACCTGGCTTTCCAGTACACCGGCCTTTTTCAGGGCGATCTCGATGGCCGGCAGGTTAGAGGCTTTCGACACCAGTGTGCTGAACCACAAGACCTTATGCTGCAAGTTCGCGCTTTCGGCGATCAGTTGCGTCACGAAACGCGCCTCACCTCCATCACACCACAACTCCGCCGCTTGACCACCAAAGTTCAGCACCGGCAGTTTGCGCTTCGGATCGGCCTTGCCCAGTGCCCGCCATTTGCGCGCGCTGCCTTTGGTCGCTTCCTCCAGGGAGGCGTGGAATGGCGGGTTGCACATGGTCAGGTCAAAACGTTCGCCGGGTTCGAGCAGACCCAGCAGGATGTGCTTGGGATTGCTCTGCTGGCGCAACTGGATGGCCTTGTTCAGCCCGTTGGATTGCACGATGGCTTTGGCGGAGGCCAGGGCCGTGGCGTCGATCTCCGAGCCGAGAAACTGCCAGCGGTAGTCGCTATGTCCGATCAACGGGTACACACAGTTCGCGCCCATGCCCACGTCCAGCACCTTCACCGCCGCGCCACGCGGGATCACGCCGTCATTGCCACTGGCCAACAGGTCGGCGAGGAAGTGCACGTAGTCCGCACGACCCGGAACTGGAGGACACAGGTAATCCGCGGGAATGTCCCAATGGGCGATCCCATAGAACGACTTGAGCAACGCCCGGTTGAACACCCGCACCGCATCAGGGCTGGCGAAGTCGATGCTTTCCTTGCCATACGGATTGATGATCACGAACTTCGCCAATTCCGGCGTGCTCTTGATGAGCGCCGGGAAGTCGTAACGACCCTGGTGGCGATTACGCGGGTGCAGGCTGGCTTTCTCCTTCGGCTCGACGGCCGTGGCCGGGGTCTTGGGTTCAGGCTTCTTGCGCGCAGGCTTTGGGGTACGGGGGGCGGTCATGGGCGTGTTCGATTCGGGTAAGGCTGAAAGTGGCGGGCATTGTCCCACATCTATCGTCACAACACGGTGCGCGTTTGTGTAGGCGCCGGCTTGCTGGCGATTGGGGCGACGCGGTTTTTCTGACGGACCGCGTTATCGTTTCTTCGCCAGCAAGCCGGCTCCTACAGGACCGCGGGGTAATGAAAAAGGGAGGCCAATTGGGCCTCCCTTTTTCATTGCGAACTGCCGTTACAGACTGGCAATCCGCGCGTGTTGCTCGGCCAGTTTGCCCAGAGCCTGTTCGGCTTCGGCCAGTTTGGCGCGTTCTTTTTCGATGACTTCGGCTGGCGCCTTGTCAACGAAACCGGCGTTGGACAGCTTGCCACCGACGCGTTGCACTTCGCCTTGCAGGCGCTGGATTTCCTTGTCCAGACGCGCCAGCTCGGCACCTTTGTCGATCAGGCCGGCCATCGGCACCAGCACTTCCATCTCGCCGACCAGCGCAGTCGCGGACAGCGGGGCTTCTTCGCCTGCTGCCAGCACGGTGATCGATTCGAGGCGCGCCAGTTTCTTCAGCAGGGCTTCGTTTTCGGTCAGGCGACGTTGATCTTCCGCGCTGACGTTCTTCAGGAACAGCGGCAGCGGTTTGCCCGGGCCGATGTTCATCTCGCCCCGGATGTTGCGGGTGCCGAGCATCAGGCCTTTGAGCCATTCGATGTCGTCTTCGGCGGCCTGATCAATGCGTGTTTCATTGGCCACTGGCCAAGGTTGCAACATGATCGTCTTGCCTTCGATTCCGGCCAGCGGCGCGATGCGCTGCCAGATTTCCTCGGTGATGAATGGCATGAACGGGTGCGCCAGGCGCAGGGCGACTTCCAGTACGCGCACCAGGGTGCGACGGGTGCCGCGCTGGCGCTCTACCGGGGCGTTTTCGTCCCACAGCACAGGCTTGGACAGTTCCAGGTACCAGTCGCAATACTGATTCCAGATGAACTCGTACAGGGATTGTGCGGCCAGGTCGAAACGGAACTGGTCCAGTTGACGGGTTACTTCGGCTTCGGTGCGTTGCAGTTGCGAAATGATCCAGCGATCCGCCAGGGACAGTTCGTAGGCTTCGCCGTTCTGGCCGCAGTCTTCGCCCTTGTCCAGCACGTAGCGCGCGGCGTTCCAGATCTTGTTGCAGAAGTTGCGATAGCCTTCGACGCGGCCCATGTCGAACTTGATGTCACGACCGGTGGACGCCAGCGAGCAGAAGGTGAAACGCAGGGCATCGGTGCCATAGCTGGCAATGCCTTCGGCGAACTCGTCGCGGGTCTGCTTCTCGATCTTCTTCGCCAGTTTTGGCTGCATCATGCCGGAAGTGCGTTTCTGCACCAGCTCTTCCAGCTCGATACCGTCGATGATGTCCAGCGGGTCCAGGACGTTGCCCTTGGACTTGGACATCTTCTGGCCCTGACCATCACGCACCAGGCCGTGCACATACACAGTCTTGAACGGAACTTGCGGCGTGCCGTCTTCGTTTTTCACCAAATGCATGGTGAGCATGATCATCCGGGCAACCCAGAAGAAGATGATGTCGAAGCCAGTCACCAGAACGTCGGTGGAATGGAATTTCTTCAGGAATTCGGTCTGCTCAGGCCAGCCGAGCGTCGAGAACGTCCACAGGCCCGAACTGAACCAGGTGTCGAGAACATCGTTGTCCTGTTGCAGCGCTACGTCCGGGCCAAGGTTGTGCTTGGCACGCACTTCGGCTTCATCGCGACCCACGTAGACCTTGCCCGACTCGTCGTACCAGGCCGGAATCCGGTGACCCCACCACAGCTGACGGCTGATGCACCAATCCTGGATGTCACGCATCCACGAGAAGTACATGTTTTCGTATTGTTTTGGCACGAACTGGATGCGGCCGTCTTCAACGGCAGCAATAGCAGGCTCGGCCAAAGGCTTGGTGGACACGTACCACTGGTCGGTCAGCCACGGCTCGATGATGGTGCCGGAGCGGTCGCCTTTCGGTACTTTCAGGGCGTGATCGTTGACGCTGACCAGCAGACCGGCAGCATCGAATGCCGCAACGATTTGCTTGCGCGCTTCGAAGCGATCGAGACCGGCGTATTCGGCCGGGATCTTGCCGTCGATGCTCTCGTTCAGCGTGCCGTCGAGGTTGAACACCTGGGCGGCCGGCAGGACGTTGGCGTTCTTGTCGAAGATGTTCAGCAGCGGCAGGTTGTGGCGCTTGCCGACTTCGTAATCGTTGAAATCGTGGGCCGGGGTGATTTTCACGCAGCCGGTGCCGAACTCAGGATCGCAGTAATCGTCGGCGATGATCGGGATGCGGCGGCCAACCAGCGGCAACTCGACGAATTTTCCGATCAGGGCTTTATAGCGTTCGTCGTTCGGGTTAACCGCGACGGCGGAGTCGCCGAGCATGGTTTCCGGGCGAGTGGTCGCGACGATAAGGTAATCGTTGCCTTCAGCGGTCTTGACGCCGTCGGCCAGCGGATATTTCAGGTTCCACAGGAAACCTTTCTCGTCGTGGTTTTCCACTTCGAGGTCGGAAATCGCCGTGTGCAACTTGGTGTCCCAGTTGACCAGGCGCTTGCCGCGGTAGATCAGGCCGTCTTCGTGCAGGCGTACAAACGCTTCTTTCACCGCTTCCGAGAGACCGTCGTCCATGGTGAAGCGCTCGCGGCTCCAGTCCACGGACGAACCGAGGCGACGGATCTGACGGCTGATGTTGCCACCGGACTGATCCTTCCACTCCCAGACTTTCTCGAGGAATTTGTCGCGGCCCAGATCGTGGCGATTCTGGCCCTGGGCTTCGAGTTGACGCTCCACCAGCATTTGCGTGGCGATACCCGCGTGGTCGGTGCCCGGCTGCCACAGGGTGTTGCGACCCTGCATGCGGCGGAAACGGATCAGTGCGTCCATGATCGCGTTGTTGAAGCCATGACCCATGTGCAGGCTGCCGGTGACGTTCGGCGGCGGGATCATGATGGTGTAGGACTCGCCCGCGCCTTGCGGGGCGAAGTAATTCTCTGACTCCCAGGTGTTGTACCAGGAAGTTTCAATGGCGTGCGGCTGGTAGGTCTTATCCATGCGCGGCGGGACCCTATTGGCATTTATTCAGGAAAAGCCGGGAAGTATAGCGGGGATGTGCCGATGCGCGTAGAGCGAGGTGACAATGGGTGGGGGGAAAATGTGGTTTCCGGTGAGAGTTTGTCAGTGAAGACGCCATCGCGAGCAGGCTCGCTCCCACATAACCCTGTGGGAGCGAGCCTGCTCGCGATGGCGATCTATCAGGCGATGCGATTCAAATCGTTATGCCGCGTTTCCTTCAGGCACAGCACGGCAATCAAACTCAGCACCGCCGCCCCGGACACATACCCGCCGACGTAACTCAAACCACCCATGGCCACCAGTTTCTGCGCGAAGAACGGTGCCGCCGAAGCCCCGACAATCCCGCCCAGGTTGTAGGCGGCCGATGCGCCGGTATAACGCACGTGGGTCGGAAACAACTCCGGCAGCAGTGCGCCCATCGGCGCAAAGGTCACGCCCATCAGGAACAGTTCAATGCACAGGAACAACGCCACGCCCCAGGTCGAACCCTGGGTCAGCAGCGGTTCCATCAGGAAGCCGGACAGAATCGCCAGTACACCACCGATAATAAGCACCGGTTTGCGTCCGTAGCGGTCACTGGCCCAGGCAGACAGCGGGGTGGCGGCAGCCATGAACAACACGGCAAAGCACAGCAGGCCGAGGAAGGTTTCGCGGCTGTAGCCGAGCGTTGCCACGCCGTAACTCAGCGAGAACACGGTCGAGATGTAGAACAGCGCGTAACACACCACCATCGAGCCGGCCCCCAGTAGCACCGGAACCCAGTATTGGCTGAACAGCTCGACCAATGGGATCTTCACCCGTTCCTGACGAGCTACGGCATTAGCGAAGACCGGTGTTTCGTGAAGCTTGAGGCGAACGTACAGGCCGACCATCACCAGCGCGGCGCTGAGCAGGAACGGAATGCGCCAGCCCCATGAACGGAATTGTTCGTCGTCCAGGGTCATGGCCAAGGTCAGGAACAGTCCATTGGCCGCCAGAAAGCCGATGGACGGGCCGAGTTGCGGGAACATGCCGAACCACGCGCGTTTGCCTTTAGGCGCATTTTCCGTGGCAAGTAACGCTGCGCCACCCCATTCGCCGCCCAGTCCCAGGCCCTGACCGAAGCGCAAGACGCAGAGCAGAATCGGCGCCCACGCCCCGATGCTGTCGTAACCCGGCAGCACGCCGATCAGCGTGGTGCACACGCCCATCAACAGAAGTGAGGCTACCAGCGTCGATTTTCGGCCGATGCGGTCGCCGAAGTGACCGAACAGTGCCGAGCCCAGCGGTCGGGCAAGGAACGCGATGCCGAACGTGAGGAAGGCCGATAGCATTTGCGCCGTGCCGGAAGTTTGCGGAAAAAACACCGGCCCGATCACCAGCGCGGCGGCGGTGGCGTAGACGTAAAAGTCGTAGAACTCGATGGCGGTGCCGATGAAGCTCGCAGTGGCTACCCGGGTGGCGGAGTTCGTCGGTTGTGCGGGTGTGGAATCGCTGTAAGTCGTGCTGGTCGTCATGCGGTTATCCCTGACAGTCATGTGCCCCAGTGGAGCGAATTATTATGGTCGAATACCCAGGGATGTGGGTGGAGGCGCGGTCGCTGTTCCAGGTAGGAACAGTCGTCGGTTTGATGCGGATGGATCTGATGATCGGGCCGGAACCTGCGGAGTGCGGGGTAAGCACGGGGGCGGCGAGGCTTGGGTAAGCCGCTCGATTATAGGAAGGTGACTAACGATTCAACAAGTGGCGGGTGCGCGTGGTTTTCTGTGGCGAGCGAGCTTGCTCCAGTTCGCGCGCGCAGCGGCCGCAAAAAGCCAGGGCCTGCTTCGCAGTCCAGCGGGAGCAAGCTCCCTCGCCACAGCAAATGTGTCGGCTCTCAGATGACGACAGGCACCACACTGGGCTGCCAGATCAACACCCGTGTCACCCGGTTGTCCTCGGTTTCGAGGATTTCCAGCCGATACCGACCAATCTTCAGGCACACGGCGCTTTCAGGAATGGTCTCCAGCGCTTCGGTCACCAGGCCGTTAAGGGTCTTCGGTCCGTCGCTAGGCAGATGCCAGCCGAGGCTTTTGTTCAGTTCGCGAATTGACGCGGCGCCGTCGATCACCAGGCGGCCATCGGCCTGCGGATGGATATGCGGGTTGTTCAGGCTTTGCTGGCTTTCGAATTCGCCGACGATTTCTTCGAGAATGTCTTCCAGGGTCACGATGCCGAGCACTTCACCATACTCGTCGACCACCATGCCCAGGCGCCGTTGCTGTTTATGGAAGTTCAGCAGTTGCAGTTGCAGCGGGGTGCTTTCCGGCACGAAGTATGGCTCGCGACTGCCCTCCGCCAGTGCTTCCAGCGTCAGGCTGCCATCGGCTAACAAGTGGCCAATTTGTCGGGTGTTGAGTACCGCTTCGACCTGGTTGATGTCGCTGTGGAACACCGGCAGGCGGGTGCGCTTGTTGTGGCGCAATTGCTCGATGATTTCCTCGATCGGGTCGTCGAGGTTGATCCCGTCGACTTCGCTGCGCGGTACCAGAATGTCGTTGACCGTGATGTTGTCCAGCGCATGGATGCCGGGCAATGAATGTGGTCGGCAGACGGATTCGTGATCGTCACGGCGCTCCGCAGGTATCTCGTCGTCGCTCTGTTGCACCACTTTGGCTTTGCGCGCGAGCGGACGCAGCAGCAATTGGCTGAAGGCATTCAGAAGCCAGGCGGCCGGGTAGATGATTTTCAGGGGAATGCGCAGCAGGTTGTTGCCCAGCGCCAGGATCGCGTCCGGATGGCGCACGGCGAGGGCGCGCGGCAGGTATTCGGCAAACACCAGCACCGTGGTGCCGGCACCCAGGCAGGCCAGCCACGGACCGTTCTCGGCCCAGGTGAAAATCGCTACCAATGTGCAGATGACCACCAGCAGCGTGCGGCACAGGGTATTGCAGAAGATCAGGCTATTGAGTGGAAAGCTCAACCTCGCCAACGGTTGGTCGCTTGAACGAGAGGCGTTGCGCTGGGCCAGCACGTGCTGGTGAGCGGCTTCAATGGCGGTGAACAGCCCCGACCAGAGAATCAATACGGCCACTACTGCGAGCATCGGCCCTAAGGGCAAGTCGTCCATTAATGCCGCCCGTCAAATGTGCAGAATGTATTCACGAACCAGCTTGCTGCCGAAATACGCCAGCATCAGCAGGCAGAAACCGGCGAGGGTCCAGCGAATGGCCTTGTGTCCGCGCCAGCCGAGGCGGTTACGACCCCAAAGCAGCACGCTGAAGACGATCCAGGCCAGGCAGGCCAGCAAGGTTTTGTGCACCAGATGTTGCGCGAAGAGGTTTTCGACGAACAGCCAGCCCGAGATCAACGACAGCGACAACAGTGTCCAGCCGGCCCAGAGAAAGCCGAACAGCAGGCTCTCCATGGTTTGCAGCGGTGGGAAGTTCTTGATCAGTCCGGACGGATGCTTGTGCTTGAGCTGATGGTCCTGAACCAGCAGCAACAACGACTGGAATACCGCGATGGTGAACATGCCGTAGGCAAGGATCGACAACAGGATGTGGGCGAGGATGCCCGGTGCTTCGTCGATAATCTGCACGGTGCCTGCGGGGGCGAACTGCGCGAGGAGGGCGGTCAACGCTCCCAGCGGGAACAGCAAGACCAGCAGGTTTTCCACCGGGATGCGCGAGCAGGCCAGCAAGGTCAGGGCGATGACCGCTGCGGCAATCAGGCTGGCGGCGCTGAAGAAGTCCAGGCCCAGGCCAATCGGCGTCAGCAGGTGGGTGAACAGGCTGGCGCTGTGGGCCAGGACCGCAAGCACGCCGAGCGTGACCAGCAGGCGTTTGTTCGCCTTGGCGCCGGTGGCCAGACGAGTGCCCTGATAGAGAGTCGCAGCGGCATATAAACAGGCGGCGGCGAGAGTGGTTAGCAAACTGGGTGACAAGGGGAGCATAAGTCCTGTTAGGCAAGCCCGAAAGGCGCTGAGTTTGGCATAGAACCCAGGCAGCACGAAAGACCAGACAAGCTGACGGCGAGGTGTCCGCCAGCCGCAGTCTTCGCTATAATCCGCGACCTGCCCACGCCGCAGGCTCGCCGAGCACACGTTTAGTCCGGTCCGGGCCGCCATTATCCCGGTCTACACAGGGCCTGAAAGGATCGCGCAATGTTTGAAAACTTAACCGACCGTCTCTCGCAGACGCTGCGCCATGTCACCGGCAAGGCCAAGCTGACTGAAGACAATATTAAAGACACCCTGCGCGAAGTGCGCATGGCGTTGCTCGAAGCCGACGTCGCCTTGCCGGTGGTGAAAGACTTCGTCAATTCGGTCAAGGAGCGCGCTGTCGGCACCGAAGTGTCGCGCAGCCTGACGCCGGGCCAGGCCTTTGTGAAGATTGTGCAGGCCGAACTCGAAAGCCTGATGGGCGCGGCCAACGAAGACCTGAACCTGAGTGCCGTTCCACCTGCAGTCATCCTGATGGCCGGTTTGCAGGGTGCGGGTAAAACCACCACCGCCGGCAAGCTCGCGCGCTTCCTTAAAGAGCGCAAGAAAAAGTCGGTCATGGTCGTGTCCGCGGACGTTTACCGTCCGGCGGCGATCAAGCAGCTGGAAATGCTCGCCGGTGAAGTCGGCGTGACCTTCTTCCCGTCCGACCTGAGCCAGAAGCCGGTCGAGATCGCGCAAGCGGCTATTAAGGAAGCAAAACTCAAATTCATTGACGTGGTCATCGTCGATACCGCCGGTCGCCTGCACATCGATGAAGAGATGATGGGCGAGATCAAGGCGTTGCATGCCGCGATCAACCCGGTCGAAACCTTGTTTGTGGTCGACGCCATGACTGGCCAGGACGCCGCCAACACGGCCAAGGCCTTCGGCGACGCGCTGCCACTGACCGGTGTGATCCTGACCAAGGTCGACGGCGATGCCCGTGGCGGTGCCGCCCTGTCGGTGCGTGCCATCACCGGCAAGCCGATCAAGTTCATCGGTATGGGCGAGAAGAGCGAAGCGCTCGATCCGTTCCACCCTGAGCGTATTGCTTCGCGCATCCTCGGCATGGGCGACGTGCTCAGCCTGATCGAGCAGGCGGAAGCGACGCTCGACAAGGACAAAGCCGACAAGCTTGCTAAAAAGTTGAAGAAGGGCAAGGGCTTCGACCTCGAAGACTTCCGTGATCAGCTGCAACAGATGAAGAACATGGGCGGCCTCGGCGGCCTCATGGACAAACTGCCGAACATGGGCGGTGTGAATCTGGCACAGATGGGCAATGCCCAAAATGCGGCAGAGAAGCAATTCAAACAGATGGAAGCCATCATCAACTCCATGACCCCGGCCGAGCGCCGCGACCCTGAGCTGATCAGCGGTTCGCGCAAGCGTCGTATCGCGATGGGGTCCGGCACGCAGGTGCAGGACATTGGTCGCTTGATCAAGCAGCACAAGCAGATGCAGAAGATGATGAAGAAGTTCTCCGCGAAAGGCGGAATGGCCAAAATGATGCGCGGCATGGGCGGTATGTTGCCCGGCGGCGGCATGCCCAAGATGTAAAGAATTAGCGCCGGCAGTCATGTCGGCGCAACCCCACAGGGAAGTGGGATTCACAGCAAACCCGCACTTGGCGGGAGCTGACTGGCCGTTTTCATCGACGGCTCTATAGCAAATCTGCATGGCGTCCGATAGGCCGCCGGAAAAAGTCATTTGCAAAAGTCCGGATATTCCTTAGAATATGCGGCCTTTCGGGCACCTATGCCCGCTGTGCCTTTAGATTTGCAGCACCGACTACAGGAACGATGTTCACATGCTAACAATCCGTCTTGCCCTTGGCGGCTCCAAAAAGCGCCCGTTTTACCACTTGACCGTAACCGACAGCCGCAACCCGCGCGACGGTTCGCACAAGGAACAGGTTGGTTTCTTCAACCCTGTTGCTCGTGGTCAAGAAGTTCGTCTGTCCGTGAACCAAGAGCGCGTAGCCTACTGGCTGAGCGTTGGTGCACAACCTTCTGAGCGCGTTGCTCAGTTGTTGAAGGAATCTGCTAAGGCTGCGGCCTGAGCAATATGAACGCGACGCCAGCTGTTGCTGATGATTTGATCGTTATCGGCAAGATTTACTCGGTTCACGGCGTTCGCGGCGAAGTGAAGGTGTATTCCTTTACTGATCCGATTAAGAACCTGCTGGAATACAAAACTTGGACGCTCAAGCGTGATGGCAATGTAAAGCAGGTAGAGCTGGTCAGCGGACGCGGGAACGACAAGTTCCTGGTCGCAAAGCTCAAGGGTCTTGATGATCGTGAAGAAGCTCGTCTTCTGGCCGGTTATGAGATCTGCGTGCCGCGCAACCTGTTCCCTGAACTGACCGACGGCGAGTACTACTGGTACCAGCTGGAAGGTCTCAAGGTTATCGACACCCTCGGGCAACTGTTCGGGAAGATCGATCACCTGCTGGAGACCGGCTCGAATGATGTAATGGTGGTCAAGCCTTGCGCTGGCAGCCTGGATGATCGCGAACGCCTGTTGCCCTATACGGAGCAATGCGTGTTGGCCATCGACCTGGCAGCAGGCGAGATGAAGGTGGATTGGGACGCGGATTTCTAAGCGTGGCTAACTTGCGCGTAGAAGTGATCAGTTTGTTTCCCGAGATGTTCTCCGCCATCAGCGAGTACGGCATCACCAGTCGTGCGGTGAAACAGGGGCTCTTGCAGCTCACCTGTTGGAATCCGCGAGACTACACGACGGATCGACATCACACTGTGGACGATCGCCCGTTTGGCGGTGGTCCGGGCATGGTGATGAAGATCAAGCCCCTGGAAGACGCTCTGGTTCACGCCAAGGCAGCCGCCGGGGAGGGCGCGAAGGTGATTTACCTGTCGCCCCAAGGCCGTCAACTGACTCAGTCGGCGGTGCGCGAGTTGGCGAATCTGGATGCATTGATCCTGATTGCCGGCCGCTATGAAGGCATTGACGAGCGTTTTATTGATGCTCATGTCGATGAAGAGTGGTCGATTGGCGACTATGTACTGTCTGGCGGCGAGCTGCCGGCGATGGTCCTGATCGATGCGGTTACACGACTGCTGCCTGGAGCTTTAGGGCATGCGGACTCCGCCGAGGAAGATTCCTTTACGGATGGTTTGCTGGATTGCCCGCACTACACCCGACCGGAGGTGTATGCGGATCAGCGTGTTCCCGACGTATTGCTAAGTGGCAATCACGCGCACATCCGGCGTTGGCGTTTACAGCAGTCCCTTGGTCGGACCTATGAACGACGCGCCGATCTTCTGGAAAGCCGCTCGCTTTCTGGAGAAGAGAAGAAGCTGCTCGAGGAATACATCCGCGAGCGGGACGATAGTTAACAACGTATCGATGGTAGATCCGACGATTTACCTTAGGAGCACAGCATGACTAACAAAATCATCCTTGCACTCGAAGCAGAGCAGATGACCAAAGAGATCCCTACCTTTGCCCCGGGCGACACCATTGTCGTTCAGGTGAAAGTGAAGGAAGGCGACCGTTCGCGTCTGCAAGCGTTCGAAGGTGTTGTTATCGCCAAGCGTAACCGCGGCGTAAACAGTGCTTTCACCGTTCGTAAAATCTCCAACGGTGTTGGCGTAGAGCGTACTTTCCAGACCTACAGCCCGCAAATCGACAGCATGGCCGTTAAACGTCGCGGTGACGTACGTAAAGCCAAGCTGTACTACCTGCGTGACCTGTCTGGTAAAGCAGCTCGCATCAAGGAAAAACTGGCTTAAGTCCAGCTTCCGATGCAGAAAAAAGCAGCCTACGGGCTGCTTTTTTGTTGCCTGCGATTCAGTGCATTTTGAAAAACGGTTTCGGGGACGCTAAGCCTCAGGCTGAATCAACGCCAACAACGTCCACCCCGCCGAAGGCTTGACCGCACTGTCCGGCGTCACCACATGCACCCAGCCGCTGTCATCGCGAGTAAACAGCAGCGTCGCACGCTCGCCATGCAAAGCCTGGTAATCCTCCCAGCCAAAGCCCTCGGTCAGGTTCGTGCTGTACAACTCAGCCCCCTGATGCAGCTGATTGGCCAGCTTGACGTAGGTTAAATCCTCATTGCCCAGCAAACGCCCGCGATGCTCATGGCTCGCCCGGTGCTTGTCGGTACGACGGCTTTCCTGGCCACTGGCCAACCCGAACAGTCGTTGATGGCCGAAGTCATGGCGAAAACGCATCGAGGCGAGCGTGTTCAATTCCCCGGACGGCGACAGCGTCAGCAAATGTCCAAGGCCGACCAGATCCAGGTGCGCATCAGCATGCTGCGACGCCGGGTTGCCAAAATAAGTCGGCAAACCCTCCATGCGCGCCGCCCGGATATTCTCCCAGCTCGAATCCGTCAGCAGTACCCGACTACCCAGCTGTTGCAAGGCTTTGCCCAAGGTTCGCGCGGGCTGATTGGCTCCGACGA
The Pseudomonas sp. MYb327 DNA segment above includes these coding regions:
- the trmD gene encoding tRNA (guanosine(37)-N1)-methyltransferase TrmD, with protein sequence MFSAISEYGITSRAVKQGLLQLTCWNPRDYTTDRHHTVDDRPFGGGPGMVMKIKPLEDALVHAKAAAGEGAKVIYLSPQGRQLTQSAVRELANLDALILIAGRYEGIDERFIDAHVDEEWSIGDYVLSGGELPAMVLIDAVTRLLPGALGHADSAEEDSFTDGLLDCPHYTRPEVYADQRVPDVLLSGNHAHIRRWRLQQSLGRTYERRADLLESRSLSGEEKKLLEEYIRERDDS
- the ffh gene encoding signal recognition particle protein → MFENLTDRLSQTLRHVTGKAKLTEDNIKDTLREVRMALLEADVALPVVKDFVNSVKERAVGTEVSRSLTPGQAFVKIVQAELESLMGAANEDLNLSAVPPAVILMAGLQGAGKTTTAGKLARFLKERKKKSVMVVSADVYRPAAIKQLEMLAGEVGVTFFPSDLSQKPVEIAQAAIKEAKLKFIDVVIVDTAGRLHIDEEMMGEIKALHAAINPVETLFVVDAMTGQDAANTAKAFGDALPLTGVILTKVDGDARGGAALSVRAITGKPIKFIGMGEKSEALDPFHPERIASRILGMGDVLSLIEQAEATLDKDKADKLAKKLKKGKGFDLEDFRDQLQQMKNMGGLGGLMDKLPNMGGVNLAQMGNAQNAAEKQFKQMEAIINSMTPAERRDPELISGSRKRRIAMGSGTQVQDIGRLIKQHKQMQKMMKKFSAKGGMAKMMRGMGGMLPGGGMPKM
- the rplS gene encoding 50S ribosomal protein L19 — encoded protein: MTNKIILALEAEQMTKEIPTFAPGDTIVVQVKVKEGDRSRLQAFEGVVIAKRNRGVNSAFTVRKISNGVGVERTFQTYSPQIDSMAVKRRGDVRKAKLYYLRDLSGKAARIKEKLA
- the rpsP gene encoding 30S ribosomal protein S16, giving the protein MLTIRLALGGSKKRPFYHLTVTDSRNPRDGSHKEQVGFFNPVARGQEVRLSVNQERVAYWLSVGAQPSERVAQLLKESAKAAA
- the rimM gene encoding ribosome maturation factor RimM (Essential for efficient processing of 16S rRNA) encodes the protein MNATPAVADDLIVIGKIYSVHGVRGEVKVYSFTDPIKNLLEYKTWTLKRDGNVKQVELVSGRGNDKFLVAKLKGLDDREEARLLAGYEICVPRNLFPELTDGEYYWYQLEGLKVIDTLGQLFGKIDHLLETGSNDVMVVKPCAGSLDDRERLLPYTEQCVLAIDLAAGEMKVDWDADF
- the ccsA gene encoding cytochrome c biogenesis protein CcsA, coding for MLPLSPSLLTTLAAACLYAAATLYQGTRLATGAKANKRLLVTLGVLAVLAHSASLFTHLLTPIGLGLDFFSAASLIAAAVIALTLLACSRIPVENLLVLLFPLGALTALLAQFAPAGTVQIIDEAPGILAHILLSILAYGMFTIAVFQSLLLLVQDHQLKHKHPSGLIKNFPPLQTMESLLFGFLWAGWTLLSLSLISGWLFVENLFAQHLVHKTLLACLAWIVFSVLLWGRNRLGWRGHKAIRWTLAGFCLLMLAYFGSKLVREYILHI